One Thermodesulfobacteriota bacterium DNA segment encodes these proteins:
- a CDS encoding succinylglutamate desuccinylase/aspartoacylase family protein, which translates to MKRAIKINGRLIPRGGKEFLRIEVASHRSAVRLPVCVWRGEEDGPVLLITAGLHGDELNGVETLRRMIASGSIVPDTGTVIALPIANVWGFLNSSRFLPDGMDLNRGFPGARSGTLSQKIALAVMRDLLPAADCGLDLHSGGVSENYPHIRCTAGAPVDMELARAFAPPFILDSPLMEGTFRKAARLSGKSVLVYEGGESRRISEFAVSECMNGILRLMDYLGMTTSGAPERNETRVLRKCSPVRAAGAGDFDPRVKCGAEVRKGDILAAVSNPESGDRAELTARDDGFALSVRHAKPVNTGDVLINLAVPV; encoded by the coding sequence ATGAAAAGGGCGATAAAGATAAACGGCAGACTCATCCCGAGGGGCGGGAAGGAATTCCTCCGCATCGAGGTCGCCTCGCACAGGAGCGCGGTCAGGCTCCCCGTCTGCGTCTGGAGGGGCGAGGAGGACGGCCCCGTGCTGCTCATCACGGCTGGGCTCCACGGGGACGAGCTGAACGGCGTCGAGACGCTCAGGCGCATGATCGCGTCGGGATCCATCGTGCCTGATACCGGCACTGTCATCGCGCTCCCGATAGCGAACGTATGGGGCTTTCTCAACTCCTCCCGTTTCCTGCCCGACGGCATGGACCTCAACAGGGGCTTCCCCGGCGCCCGCTCGGGCACGCTCTCGCAGAAGATCGCGCTCGCGGTCATGCGGGACCTGCTCCCGGCGGCCGACTGCGGTCTCGACCTCCACTCGGGCGGGGTCAGCGAGAACTACCCGCACATAAGGTGCACGGCCGGCGCGCCCGTCGACATGGAGCTCGCCCGCGCTTTCGCTCCGCCCTTCATACTCGACTCCCCGCTCATGGAAGGCACGTTCAGAAAGGCGGCCCGGCTAAGCGGAAAGAGCGTGCTCGTTTATGAAGGAGGCGAGTCCCGCCGCATATCGGAATTCGCCGTCTCGGAATGTATGAACGGCATACTCAGGCTCATGGACTATCTGGGCATGACAACCTCGGGCGCGCCCGAGAGGAACGAGACCAGGGTCCTCAGAAAATGCTCGCCTGTGAGAGCAGCCGGCGCGGGAGACTTCGACCCGCGCGTCAAGTGCGGCGCCGAAGTCAGGAAGGGAGACATACTCGCTGCCGTTTCAAATCCGGAGAGCGGAGATCGTGCCGAACTTACCGCGCGCGATGACGGATTCGCGCTCTCGGTCAGACACGCCAAGCCGGTAAACACCGGCGATGTCCTCATCAACCTCGCAGTCCCAGTCTGA
- the rimK gene encoding 30S ribosomal protein S6--L-glutamate ligase, protein MKIVVLSRNKKLYSTRRLVEAAGMMGHEVEVIDFLKCYMAIKRGNPEIYHYGKKLKGVDAVIPRIGASRTFYGTAVVRQFEMMHVFSVNESQAIARSRDKLRSMQILARAGIGMPVTAFASDPTDMNHIIELVGGTPLVIKLLHGTQGIGVVLAENRKAARSVMEAFYGVKANMLIQEFIKEAKGSDVRAFVVGGEVIGAMKRQGAEGEFRSNLHRGGSAKMIKLTRQELKTAVDAARLLGLNVAGVDMLQSSKGPMVLEVNSSPGLEGIEAATGIDVASRIIKFIEDNAHVRSMRRDRIRV, encoded by the coding sequence ATGAAAATTGTCGTGCTATCGAGAAACAAGAAGCTCTATTCCACTCGCCGTCTCGTCGAGGCTGCAGGCATGATGGGGCACGAAGTCGAGGTAATAGATTTCCTCAAATGCTACATGGCGATAAAACGGGGCAACCCCGAGATCTACCACTACGGGAAGAAGCTCAAGGGCGTAGACGCCGTCATCCCACGCATCGGGGCATCCCGCACGTTCTACGGCACCGCTGTAGTCCGCCAGTTCGAGATGATGCACGTCTTCTCGGTGAACGAATCGCAGGCGATAGCGAGGTCACGCGACAAGCTCCGCAGCATGCAGATACTCGCCCGGGCGGGGATAGGCATGCCCGTGACCGCATTCGCCTCAGACCCCACCGATATGAATCACATCATCGAGCTCGTGGGAGGCACCCCGCTCGTCATAAAGCTCCTCCACGGCACACAGGGCATAGGGGTCGTGCTCGCCGAGAACAGGAAGGCCGCGCGCTCCGTCATGGAGGCGTTCTACGGCGTCAAGGCGAACATGCTCATCCAGGAGTTCATCAAGGAGGCGAAGGGCTCGGACGTGAGGGCGTTCGTCGTGGGCGGCGAGGTCATAGGCGCTATGAAGCGTCAGGGCGCCGAGGGCGAGTTCCGCTCGAACCTCCACAGGGGCGGCTCCGCGAAGATGATAAAGCTCACGCGCCAGGAGCTGAAGACGGCCGTGGACGCGGCGAGGCTCCTCGGCCTGAACGTCGCGGGAGTGGACATGCTCCAGTCCTCGAAAGGCCCGATGGTACTCGAGGTAAATTCCTCGCCGGGCCTCGAAGGCATAGAGGCCGCCACAGGGATTGACGTCGCCTCCAGGATTATTAAATTCATAGAAGACAACGCTCACGTGCGCAGCATGAGGCGCGACCGCATAAGGGTGTAG